The Polypterus senegalus isolate Bchr_013 chromosome 1, ASM1683550v1, whole genome shotgun sequence genome includes a window with the following:
- the tm4sf4 gene encoding transmembrane 4 L6 family member 4, whose product MCTGSCAKCIGITLITLTILCILANILLFFPGGTVVKDNNYITDEVWFFGGILGSGALMIFPALVFLGLKNNDCCGCCGNESCGKRFAMFTSIIFAAVGAVGAGYSFVVSAAAINRGPKCLTNGTNYDYPFHNGNYLSNHTIWKQCMEPENVIPWNLTLFSMLLIMSGVQAALCVFQVINGLLGTLCGDCTCCGNNGAV is encoded by the exons ATGTGCACTGGGAGTTGCGCCAAATGTATTGGGATCACACTCATCACATTAACCATTCTATGCATCCTGGCAAATATTCTGTTGTTTTTCCCAGGAGGCACAGTGGTAAAAGACAACAATTATATCACAGATGAGGTGTGGTTTTTTGGAGGAATTCTAGGATCTGGTGCATTG aTGATATTTCCTGCTTTGGTTTTCCTGGGATTGAAGAATAATGACTGTTGTGGCTGCTGTGGTAATGAGAGCTGCGGCAAACGCTTTGCA aTGTTTACATCCATCATATTTGCTGCAGTAGGAGCGGTTGGAGCAGGATACTCTTTTGTTGTTTCTGCTGCTGCCATTAATCGAGGCCCCAAATGTTTAACCAATGGCACCAATTATGATTATCCATTTCATAATGG GAATTACTTGTCAAATCACACCATATGGAAACAGTGCATGGAGCCTGAAAATGTCATCCCCTGGAACCTGACTCTTTTTTCCATGCTGTTGATTATGAGTGGGGTTCAGGCAGCGCTGTGTGTCTTTCAGGTCATCAACGGACTTTTAGGCACCCTCTGTGGAGACTGTACCTGCTGTGGG AACAATGGAGCCGTTTGA